Proteins encoded together in one Prosthecobacter debontii window:
- a CDS encoding GAF domain-containing protein: MDLPSKPTPDDWSLFLQSVVADFDCVTGTLHRFDPVDNHLKLVAELGIPPQLMPVIQAIPIGKGIAGAAAQRREPVELCNLQTDTSGVAREGAKQTQVQGSLAVPVLDGERLCGTLGIGKRVPYDFTETEKARLVAEATSVAARLLPG, translated from the coding sequence ATGGACCTGCCAAGCAAACCCACCCCCGACGACTGGAGCCTGTTTTTACAATCCGTTGTGGCCGATTTTGACTGCGTGACAGGCACGCTGCATCGCTTTGATCCGGTGGATAATCACCTGAAGCTGGTGGCTGAGCTGGGCATCCCGCCACAGCTCATGCCGGTGATCCAGGCCATCCCCATTGGCAAGGGCATCGCCGGAGCGGCGGCGCAGCGGCGGGAGCCCGTCGAGCTGTGCAATCTCCAGACGGACACAAGCGGCGTGGCGCGAGAGGGGGCGAAGCAAACGCAGGTGCAGGGTAGCCTCGCCGTGCCGGTGCTAGATGGCGAGCGCCTTTGTGGCACGCTCGGCATTGGTAAGCGCGTGCCCTATGACTTTACGGAGACCGAGAAAGCCCGCCTCGTCGCTGAAGCCACTTCTGTGGCGGCTAGGCTGCTGCCAGGATGA
- a CDS encoding MFS transporter, with amino-acid sequence MNRPASWKWWITGLLLLATTINYMDRVTLANASVRVTQEFGLSDEQYGHLELVFGWAFAAGSLVFGFLADRFRIYWLYPCVLAGWSLMGMISGWTRTYEELLVCRMLLGFFEAGHWPCALKTTFALLSEKDRTMGNSVLQSGASIGAIITPQIMALLMTQEDLGSWRSAFIVVGAAGLLWVAVWFILLRPAELEVPPATQANPPTQPLCGILLSRNFWALALLITGTQTVWHIYRVWLMKFLQTGRGYSEAEALNFTSLYYISTDVGCVLAGVASLWLVRRFGLSPHHSRRRVYAVACGFTSLSLLLPWLGQGWVLLGVLLLIGAGALALFPCYYSFVQELSVHHVGRLTGLLSLWVWAVTSPLHRVFGNLADRSGSYDTGLVIAGLAPWIGVAAMALLWQRNKVLSAAQ; translated from the coding sequence ATGAATCGCCCCGCTTCCTGGAAATGGTGGATCACCGGCCTGCTGCTGCTGGCCACGACGATCAATTACATGGACCGCGTGACGCTGGCGAATGCCTCCGTGCGGGTGACGCAGGAATTTGGCCTCAGTGATGAGCAGTATGGGCATCTGGAGTTGGTCTTCGGTTGGGCCTTTGCGGCAGGTTCCCTGGTGTTCGGCTTTCTGGCGGATCGGTTCCGCATCTATTGGCTGTATCCTTGTGTGCTGGCGGGCTGGTCCCTGATGGGCATGATCTCCGGATGGACGCGGACGTATGAGGAACTGTTAGTGTGCAGGATGTTGCTCGGTTTCTTCGAGGCCGGGCACTGGCCCTGCGCACTGAAGACCACCTTTGCCCTGCTGAGTGAAAAGGACCGCACGATGGGGAACAGTGTCTTGCAGAGTGGCGCCTCCATCGGAGCCATCATCACGCCGCAGATCATGGCGCTGCTGATGACGCAGGAGGATCTTGGCTCCTGGCGCAGTGCATTCATCGTGGTGGGGGCGGCAGGCCTGCTCTGGGTGGCGGTGTGGTTCATCCTCCTGCGTCCGGCGGAGCTGGAGGTGCCGCCCGCTACTCAGGCTAACCCACCGACCCAACCGCTGTGCGGTATCCTGCTCAGCCGTAACTTTTGGGCTCTTGCCCTACTCATCACGGGCACGCAAACCGTGTGGCACATCTATCGGGTGTGGCTGATGAAGTTTTTGCAAACGGGACGCGGCTACAGCGAAGCGGAGGCGCTGAATTTCACCTCGCTCTATTACATCTCCACGGATGTGGGCTGCGTGCTGGCCGGGGTAGCCTCGCTCTGGCTGGTGCGTCGGTTTGGTCTAAGCCCGCACCACTCTCGCCGCCGGGTGTATGCGGTGGCCTGCGGTTTCACCTCCCTGAGCCTGCTGCTGCCATGGCTGGGGCAGGGCTGGGTGCTGCTGGGCGTGCTACTGCTGATCGGGGCGGGTGCGCTGGCGCTGTTTCCTTGCTACTACAGCTTTGTGCAGGAGCTCTCCGTGCACCATGTGGGCAGGCTCACAGGTTTGCTCAGCCTGTGGGTGTGGGCGGTGACTTCGCCCCTGCATCGCGTGTTCGGCAATCTGGCAGACCGCAGTGGCTCCTATGACACCGGGTTGGTCATCGCCGGTCTGGCCCCATGGATTGGGGTAGCGGCCATGGCGCTGCTATGGCAGCGTAACAAAGTGCTGTCAGCGGCGCAGTGA
- a CDS encoding VOC family protein — MSTSTTPIYVPVGYRSITPSLTVKDASVALKFYEAAFGAVLGLRLTDPQTGGVAHAEFRIGDSTLMISDEYPGYQCWAPEVGKGGLFMIYVPDVDAAFQKALKVGAFEVQGPADQFYGDRTARVNDPFGYRWTLAQRVKDVSEAEMTRLMAKWQAA, encoded by the coding sequence ATGAGCACCTCCACCACCCCGATCTATGTTCCAGTGGGTTACCGTTCCATCACTCCATCCTTAACGGTTAAGGATGCAAGCGTGGCCCTCAAGTTCTACGAGGCAGCTTTCGGGGCCGTGCTGGGTCTGCGGCTGACCGATCCTCAGACAGGCGGGGTGGCACATGCGGAGTTCCGCATTGGAGACAGCACGCTTATGATTTCAGATGAATACCCTGGCTATCAATGTTGGGCTCCGGAAGTGGGTAAAGGTGGCCTATTCATGATCTATGTACCTGATGTGGACGCAGCCTTTCAAAAAGCCCTCAAGGTGGGTGCTTTTGAGGTGCAAGGTCCGGCGGATCAGTTCTACGGAGATCGCACGGCCCGAGTGAACGATCCTTTCGGCTATCGCTGGACTTTAGCTCAGCGGGTGAAAGACGTCTCCGAGGCCGAGATGACCCGGCTGATGGCAAAGTGGCAAGCTGCCTAA
- the ilvC gene encoding ketol-acid reductoisomerase — MPAKIYTEKDASLAPLKGKTCAVIGFGSQGHAHALNLKESGVNVIIGLYASSKSRKVAEEKGFKVYDTAEAVKLADVIFVAVPDTKIGGVYKKDIAPNLTKGKTLLFSHGFAILYKTVVPPKDVNVIMVAPKGPGHIVRRQYTEGKGVPGLIAIYQDPTKKSKQIALAWAHGVGCTRGGVIQTTFKEETETDLFGEQTVLCGGTAALVQAGFEVLIEAGYSPEMAYFECLHELKLIVDLMNESGIAGMRFSISETAKWGDVKVGPKIIDASVKKRMKAALKDIQTGKFAKEWIKETETGYKTFNKLLKDGEKHPIEKTGSRLRGLMPWIKKRDVKGQQASYE, encoded by the coding sequence ATGCCCGCTAAAATCTATACTGAAAAAGACGCCAGCCTGGCGCCTCTGAAAGGCAAAACCTGCGCCGTGATCGGCTTCGGCTCCCAGGGCCATGCTCACGCCCTCAACCTCAAGGAAAGCGGCGTCAACGTCATCATCGGTCTGTATGCTTCCAGCAAGAGCCGCAAGGTCGCTGAGGAAAAAGGTTTCAAAGTTTATGACACCGCTGAAGCTGTGAAGCTGGCAGACGTCATCTTCGTCGCCGTGCCAGACACGAAGATTGGTGGCGTGTATAAGAAAGACATCGCCCCGAACCTGACCAAGGGTAAGACCCTCCTGTTCAGCCACGGTTTCGCCATCCTTTACAAGACGGTCGTTCCGCCGAAAGACGTGAACGTGATCATGGTGGCTCCTAAAGGCCCTGGTCACATCGTCCGCCGTCAATACACCGAAGGCAAAGGCGTTCCTGGCCTTATCGCCATCTATCAAGACCCAACCAAGAAGTCCAAGCAGATCGCTCTGGCCTGGGCACACGGCGTGGGTTGCACCCGTGGCGGCGTCATCCAGACCACCTTCAAGGAAGAAACTGAAACCGACCTCTTCGGTGAGCAGACCGTTCTTTGCGGCGGCACCGCTGCCCTCGTGCAAGCTGGTTTCGAAGTGCTGATCGAGGCTGGCTACTCTCCTGAGATGGCTTACTTCGAGTGCTTGCACGAACTGAAGCTCATCGTGGACCTCATGAACGAGTCCGGCATCGCCGGCATGCGTTTCTCCATCTCCGAAACCGCCAAGTGGGGTGACGTGAAGGTGGGTCCGAAGATCATCGACGCCAGCGTCAAGAAGCGCATGAAGGCCGCTCTGAAGGACATCCAGACTGGCAAATTTGCCAAGGAGTGGATCAAGGAAACCGAAACCGGTTACAAGACCTTCAACAAGCTCCTCAAAGACGGTGAGAAGCACCCGATCGAGAAGACCGGCAGTCGTCTCCGCGGCCTGATGCCTTGGATCAAGAAGCGCGACGTGAAGGGCCAGCAGGCCAGCTACGAGTGA
- a CDS encoding DUF1553 domain-containing protein, with amino-acid sequence MKTLLPLAFILVWVQTRADDHTFFEQKIRPVLVEQCYSCHSAEAKKLKGNLYLDSKAGWEAGGDSGSPVIVPGNPQDSLLIRSLQHVEEGLEMPPKKPKLSDAIISDFITWVKMGAPDPRAGMKIEAKRADKSWWSLQPLREDLTQDHLDDYVQDKLAEKGLHLNPPADGRTLIRRMTYDVIGLPPTPEEVAQFAEEYARNAEAATEALVDRLLASPRYGEQWGRHWLDVVRFGESNGFERNFIIDDLWPFRDYVIRSLNDDKPFNRLIVEHLAGDVVGKDQPEIEVGSAFLVAGPYDDVGNQDPVAQKNIRAATLDDMITAAGSAFLGLTINCARCHHHKFDPIPTEDYYRMRAAFEGVKHGRRVIASREARAAHSAAVRPLNEKLAKLNERKAALDKEIEKRAQAVNAAQKPTRPKIDVHGTEENFAPVEAQRVRFVIHATTDLSPKSAVSGRLTEFQVWSAEVPKRNVALAAEGARAEGAKSATAEDFPEAYGPQLCIDGQFGEQWFIGQPATLTLTLAKPERIQGITFINARGGRELDDSKVRGATPCEYEVQVSMDGEHWQTVASDEGREPWSPAHGIAKAKRQVTRADEAQSLKLLDKEMAQIQAALKAIVPLPTVWAGTYTQPKEPTFVQQGGDPMKPTEPVQPASLKVLDQLVPEYALPETASEGERRLALARWITAEKNALTLRVLANRVWHYHFGIGLVDTPSDFGFLGSQPTHPELLDFLAQRLRSYGWRWKPLHREILLSRTYRQSGQYRQEAAQVDQEARLLWRFPPRRLTAEEVRDTFLSVAGKLQLEPMGGPGFRLYKFTQNNVCTYFPLDQHGPETWRRAVYHQNARASVVDVLNDFDLPDISFAAPRRASTTSPLQALTLLNHSFTLEMAQALAERSRGNDPVSQAFRYLFQRAPTLPERSAAEALVQSHGMAALCRGLLNSNELLYLE; translated from the coding sequence ATGAAAACGTTGTTACCATTGGCTTTCATTTTGGTTTGGGTCCAAACGCGTGCGGACGACCACACCTTCTTCGAGCAAAAGATCCGTCCAGTCTTGGTGGAGCAGTGTTACAGCTGCCATAGCGCGGAAGCGAAGAAGCTGAAAGGCAATCTCTATCTCGATTCGAAAGCGGGCTGGGAGGCGGGGGGTGATAGCGGCTCACCGGTCATTGTTCCCGGTAATCCGCAGGATAGCTTGCTGATTCGTAGCCTGCAGCATGTGGAGGAGGGCTTGGAAATGCCGCCCAAGAAGCCCAAGTTGTCCGACGCGATCATCTCAGATTTTATCACCTGGGTTAAAATGGGCGCGCCGGATCCACGCGCGGGAATGAAAATCGAGGCGAAGCGTGCGGATAAATCCTGGTGGTCACTGCAACCGCTCCGCGAAGATCTCACCCAGGATCATCTGGACGATTATGTGCAGGATAAGCTGGCAGAAAAGGGCCTGCATCTGAATCCTCCTGCCGACGGACGCACGCTCATCCGGCGCATGACCTATGATGTGATCGGATTGCCGCCCACACCGGAGGAGGTGGCTCAGTTCGCTGAGGAGTATGCCCGCAATGCCGAAGCCGCGACGGAAGCGTTGGTGGATCGTCTATTGGCCAGCCCGCGCTATGGTGAACAGTGGGGACGTCATTGGTTGGACGTGGTGCGCTTTGGTGAAAGCAATGGGTTCGAACGTAACTTCATCATTGATGATCTCTGGCCCTTTCGGGATTACGTCATCCGCTCGCTCAATGATGATAAACCTTTCAATCGGTTGATCGTGGAGCATCTGGCTGGCGATGTGGTGGGGAAAGATCAGCCGGAGATCGAAGTGGGTAGCGCCTTCCTCGTCGCGGGTCCCTACGATGATGTGGGCAATCAAGATCCGGTTGCCCAAAAAAATATCCGAGCGGCGACGTTGGATGATATGATTACCGCTGCGGGCAGTGCCTTTCTTGGCCTAACGATCAATTGCGCACGCTGCCATCATCATAAGTTCGATCCCATTCCCACCGAGGATTATTATCGGATGCGGGCCGCCTTTGAAGGGGTCAAGCATGGGCGCCGTGTCATTGCGAGCCGCGAAGCCCGGGCTGCCCATTCGGCAGCGGTCAGGCCCTTGAATGAGAAGTTGGCCAAGCTGAACGAGCGGAAAGCGGCTCTGGATAAAGAAATCGAAAAACGCGCCCAAGCGGTCAATGCGGCGCAGAAGCCGACTCGTCCGAAGATTGACGTGCATGGCACGGAAGAGAATTTCGCCCCGGTGGAAGCTCAGCGGGTGCGGTTTGTGATCCATGCCACGACGGACCTGAGTCCGAAAAGCGCGGTTTCGGGGCGATTGACGGAGTTTCAGGTATGGAGCGCTGAGGTGCCGAAACGCAATGTAGCCTTGGCTGCAGAAGGCGCTCGTGCAGAAGGGGCAAAGTCGGCGACCGCCGAGGATTTCCCAGAGGCTTATGGACCGCAGCTCTGCATTGATGGCCAATTCGGCGAGCAATGGTTCATCGGACAGCCCGCCACTCTCACGCTGACTTTAGCGAAGCCGGAGCGTATCCAGGGCATCACCTTCATCAATGCCCGAGGGGGACGTGAGTTGGATGATAGCAAAGTGCGCGGGGCGACTCCCTGTGAATATGAGGTGCAGGTCTCCATGGACGGTGAGCACTGGCAAACCGTGGCGAGTGATGAAGGGCGTGAGCCCTGGAGTCCCGCTCACGGTATAGCCAAAGCAAAGCGACAGGTGACACGTGCGGATGAGGCGCAAAGTCTGAAGCTGTTAGACAAAGAGATGGCGCAAATTCAGGCTGCTTTGAAGGCCATCGTCCCTTTACCGACGGTCTGGGCGGGCACTTATACCCAGCCGAAGGAACCCACCTTCGTTCAGCAGGGCGGGGATCCGATGAAGCCCACTGAGCCAGTGCAGCCTGCCAGTTTGAAGGTCTTAGACCAGCTTGTGCCAGAGTATGCGTTACCTGAAACAGCTTCAGAGGGGGAGCGTCGCTTAGCTCTGGCTCGTTGGATCACTGCTGAGAAAAATGCGTTAACCTTGCGGGTGCTGGCCAATCGGGTTTGGCACTATCATTTCGGCATAGGTCTGGTGGATACCCCCAGTGACTTCGGGTTCCTCGGAAGTCAGCCCACCCATCCTGAGCTGCTCGACTTTCTGGCTCAGCGTCTGCGCAGTTATGGTTGGCGATGGAAGCCTCTGCATCGGGAGATCTTGCTTTCGCGCACGTATCGGCAGTCGGGGCAGTATCGTCAGGAGGCAGCGCAAGTGGATCAGGAAGCCCGGCTCCTCTGGCGCTTCCCGCCGCGCAGACTGACGGCAGAGGAGGTGAGAGATACCTTTCTCAGTGTGGCAGGGAAACTTCAGCTCGAACCCATGGGCGGTCCAGGGTTCAGGCTTTACAAATTCACGCAAAACAATGTGTGCACGTATTTCCCACTGGATCAGCATGGACCCGAGACGTGGAGACGTGCCGTGTATCACCAGAATGCCCGCGCCAGTGTGGTGGATGTCTTGAATGACTTTGATCTTCCTGACATCTCCTTTGCAGCCCCGCGCCGTGCCAGCACCACATCCCCCTTGCAGGCGCTGACGCTGTTAAACCACAGTTTCACGCTGGAGATGGCGCAAGCTCTGGCAGAGCGCAGTCGTGGTAATGACCCTGTCAGCCAAGCCTTTCGCTATCTGTTTCAGCGAGCTCCCACATTGCCTGAAAGAAGCGCGGCAGAAGCTCTCGTTCAGAGCCACGGCATGGCAGCACTATGCCGTGGCTTGTTAAATTCCAACGAACTGCTTTATCTCGAATGA
- a CDS encoding DUF1501 domain-containing protein has protein sequence MTTDLSALSRRAFLERMSTGLTGVALTHLMQAVPIQRPHFAPRAKQILQIFCPGAASHVDLWDHKPLLEKFHGTPLPGGEAEVSFQGKNGNLMRSPWDFARAGQSGKMISSMLPNMARHVDDIAFIHSMTSRTNTHGPGCVNMNSCFTRDGFPSAGSWVSYGLGSLNDNLPTYVAIQDLRGEPPNGKANWSNGFLPAQHQAVSMSAQQMLRNLQRPTAVSGREEEATRDFIHFLNEQHAAERPGNQELRARMASYELAARMQLAAPEVSDLSHESASIRELYGTEDSNHLKAAYARNCLLARRLLEQGVRYVSLYCASRASAVDGLLNWDAHKTLKADYERHCPIFDQPTAALLTDLKQRGMLNDVLVVWCTEFGRMPTHQQGTSGRDHNPDAFTTWMMGAGVKGGISHGATDDFGRRSVEDVATVYDFYATVLHLLGLDHEKLTYYHNGTNRRLTDVHGHVLKDLLV, from the coding sequence ATGACCACGGATCTGTCGGCACTTTCACGGCGGGCGTTTTTGGAACGCATGAGCACAGGGCTCACGGGTGTTGCCCTCACACACTTGATGCAGGCAGTGCCGATTCAGCGGCCGCATTTTGCGCCGAGGGCCAAACAAATTTTGCAGATCTTCTGCCCTGGCGCGGCTTCGCACGTGGATCTGTGGGATCATAAGCCGCTGCTGGAAAAGTTCCACGGAACCCCACTTCCAGGCGGAGAGGCGGAGGTGTCTTTCCAGGGCAAGAATGGCAATCTCATGCGCTCACCCTGGGACTTTGCACGAGCAGGGCAGAGTGGAAAGATGATCTCCTCCATGTTGCCCAACATGGCACGTCATGTGGATGACATCGCCTTCATCCATAGCATGACTTCGCGGACCAACACGCATGGTCCGGGCTGTGTGAACATGAATTCCTGCTTCACACGGGATGGCTTTCCCAGTGCAGGTTCTTGGGTCAGTTATGGCCTGGGAAGCTTGAACGATAACCTCCCGACGTATGTGGCCATCCAGGATCTGCGAGGGGAGCCCCCGAATGGGAAGGCGAATTGGTCCAACGGCTTCCTTCCTGCCCAGCATCAAGCGGTTTCTATGTCCGCCCAACAGATGCTGCGCAATCTTCAGCGACCCACTGCGGTCAGTGGCCGTGAAGAAGAAGCGACTCGTGACTTCATTCACTTTCTCAACGAGCAGCATGCCGCTGAACGTCCCGGCAACCAGGAGCTACGGGCACGGATGGCCAGTTATGAGTTGGCGGCACGAATGCAGTTGGCGGCACCAGAAGTCAGTGATTTGTCGCATGAGTCGGCATCCATTCGGGAACTCTATGGCACGGAGGATAGCAACCATCTCAAGGCAGCCTATGCGCGTAATTGTTTGCTCGCCCGCCGCCTTTTGGAGCAGGGAGTGCGTTATGTCAGCCTGTATTGTGCCAGCCGTGCCAGTGCCGTGGATGGTCTTCTGAATTGGGATGCTCACAAGACGCTCAAGGCTGACTACGAACGTCATTGCCCCATCTTCGATCAGCCGACCGCGGCCTTGCTTACCGATCTGAAACAGCGAGGGATGCTGAATGACGTCTTAGTGGTCTGGTGCACCGAGTTTGGTCGCATGCCCACGCATCAGCAGGGCACCTCCGGGCGAGATCACAATCCTGATGCTTTCACCACCTGGATGATGGGGGCGGGAGTCAAGGGGGGGATCAGTCACGGTGCCACCGATGACTTTGGACGCCGCAGTGTGGAGGATGTGGCAACGGTCTATGACTTCTACGCCACGGTTCTGCATTTGTTAGGGTTGGATCACGAAAAACTGACCTATTACCACAACGGCACCAATCGCCGTCTTACGGATGTGCACGGACACGTGCTCAAGGACCTGCTGGTTTGA
- a CDS encoding FadR/GntR family transcriptional regulator, with translation MTLNAIARPPSLVEKVCESLAALARKHLPEEEAWLPTERELASQLGVSRSVVREATKRLEQQGLLEVRQGLGVRTVNHLHKPLTGALELLVPEKTERLKQLIEVRLMVEPENARLAAERATDEQVVELRAVHERLVCATGYEESVLADMEFHRYVAVISGNQIAALLMQSLSELLQTSLKHGYKRVTPATAVRQHGAVVKAIEQRDGLAAARAMSRHLVTAREDLGLE, from the coding sequence ATGACTTTGAATGCAATCGCTCGTCCACCTTCGTTGGTGGAAAAAGTATGTGAAAGCCTCGCGGCGCTCGCTCGCAAGCATTTGCCTGAGGAAGAAGCGTGGTTACCAACGGAGCGGGAATTGGCCAGTCAGCTAGGCGTGAGCCGTAGTGTCGTGCGGGAGGCGACCAAACGCTTAGAGCAGCAGGGGCTTTTAGAAGTCCGTCAGGGCCTGGGCGTCCGGACGGTGAATCATTTGCACAAACCTCTGACGGGAGCTCTGGAGCTACTGGTGCCAGAAAAAACGGAGCGGTTGAAACAATTGATCGAGGTCCGGCTGATGGTGGAACCCGAGAATGCTCGATTGGCCGCAGAGCGCGCCACCGATGAACAGGTGGTGGAGTTGCGAGCGGTGCATGAGAGGTTGGTCTGTGCGACGGGTTATGAAGAGTCTGTGTTGGCTGACATGGAGTTCCATCGATACGTGGCCGTCATTTCAGGCAATCAGATCGCGGCCTTGCTGATGCAGTCTTTGTCGGAATTGCTGCAAACCAGCCTAAAGCACGGTTACAAGCGTGTGACACCGGCGACGGCCGTGCGTCAGCATGGAGCGGTGGTGAAGGCCATCGAACAACGGGATGGCTTGGCTGCGGCTCGTGCGATGAGCCGCCACTTAGTAACGGCCCGCGAGGATCTTGGGCTCGAGTAA